In Bythopirellula goksoeyrii, a single window of DNA contains:
- a CDS encoding HPF/RaiA family ribosome-associated protein, with translation MRLSTRFKGIDRSGNLQSLIERRIYFALSRFSPRVTSVSVVVEDINGDRGGIDKRCQISIKLDRKDELRVDATHADVEGAVSLAANRAGRIVQRKLELWRSAQRQCKHSQKPTEQYDDVIPTD, from the coding sequence ATGCGTTTGAGCACCCGATTTAAGGGCATTGATAGATCCGGGAACCTGCAAAGCCTGATAGAGCGCCGTATCTACTTTGCGCTAAGTCGGTTTAGTCCGCGAGTCACGAGCGTGTCGGTCGTCGTTGAAGATATCAACGGTGATCGTGGTGGCATCGACAAACGATGTCAGATTAGCATTAAACTTGACCGTAAGGACGAATTGCGCGTTGATGCGACGCATGCCGATGTCGAGGGGGCAGTTTCGTTAGCTGCGAATCGAGCCGGTCGCATAGTGCAGCGCAAGCTGGAACTGTGGCGATCTGCGCAACGACAGTGCAAGCATTCTCAAAAACCGACCGAACAATACGACGATGTCATCCCCACAGATTGA
- a CDS encoding ArsR/SmtB family transcription factor: MPYRLLAATELAEFLRALAHPRRIQILEELRNDEQDVASLKEATGLTQSSVSQHLMVLRAHRVVSERREGRRVFYRLRTVELADWLVEGMDFLPPMNQRDGELRKAIRKAISKWSD, translated from the coding sequence ATGCCTTACCGCCTGCTTGCAGCGACTGAACTCGCAGAGTTCCTGCGAGCCCTAGCGCACCCGCGGCGTATTCAGATCCTGGAGGAGTTGCGCAACGACGAACAGGACGTGGCTTCGCTTAAAGAAGCCACGGGACTGACTCAGTCCAGCGTGTCACAGCACCTCATGGTCTTGCGGGCACATCGCGTTGTCTCCGAGCGTCGCGAAGGGCGAAGAGTGTTTTACCGACTTCGGACGGTAGAGCTTGCGGATTGGCTAGTGGAAGGAATGGACTTCTTGCCGCCCATGAATCAGCGAGACGGCGAACTTCGCAAAGCAATCAGGAAGGCAATATCCAAATGGTCAGATTGA
- a CDS encoding universal stress protein — protein MKRFKNILVGIDLSQGDRLVSDVLPPPTVEAVERALWLAKVNSAKVTFFFALDISYPAQNLIEEQSDEDDSVLKEARDALNVLAARAASEGIQADTDVRFGKSWLEIIRQVLREEHDLVVVGTRHLSAIRSVLMGSTGIKLLRKCPCPVWITQPRGSNKIKSILVAHDLSPVGDLAMELGCSMAQLHSAQLHVLHSLESPQLESAFQQRVSADNMLLYRSRAQGHIEEQLKNYELTQVPQVHLVIGSPDLAILAHIEKFGIELLAMGTIARVGIAGFITGNTAENLLPSIPCSVLAVKPSDFVSPVTL, from the coding sequence ATGAAACGGTTCAAGAACATCTTAGTGGGTATCGACCTGTCCCAGGGAGATCGACTCGTGTCAGATGTGCTTCCTCCCCCTACTGTGGAGGCAGTGGAACGTGCGCTCTGGCTGGCGAAAGTGAATTCCGCCAAGGTAACCTTCTTTTTTGCACTAGACATCTCTTATCCAGCTCAGAATTTGATCGAAGAACAAAGTGATGAAGACGATTCTGTCCTCAAAGAAGCCCGTGATGCACTAAATGTGCTGGCCGCAAGGGCTGCGTCGGAAGGCATCCAAGCCGACACGGATGTCAGATTCGGCAAGAGTTGGCTGGAAATAATTAGGCAAGTACTCCGCGAGGAACATGATCTTGTTGTGGTTGGCACACGACATCTCAGTGCGATCCGGAGTGTGCTGATGGGGAGTACGGGAATCAAGTTGCTCAGGAAGTGTCCATGCCCTGTGTGGATCACACAGCCTCGGGGCAGTAATAAGATCAAGTCGATTCTGGTAGCCCATGATCTGAGTCCAGTTGGTGATCTCGCGATGGAACTGGGATGCTCGATGGCACAGCTCCATAGTGCTCAGTTACACGTTCTTCATTCACTCGAAAGTCCTCAACTGGAAAGTGCATTTCAGCAGCGTGTATCAGCAGATAATATGCTGTTGTACCGATCTCGGGCTCAAGGTCATATCGAGGAACAATTGAAGAATTATGAACTAACTCAAGTTCCACAGGTTCATTTAGTGATTGGTTCGCCTGATCTTGCCATCTTGGCACACATCGAAAAGTTCGGCATCGAATTGCTGGCCATGGGAACAATAGCCCGTGTAGGAATTGCCGGTTTCATCACAGGTAATACCGCCGAGAATCTATTGCCAAGCATTCCTTGTTCGGTTCTTGCTGTAAAGCCATCAGATTTTGTTTCGCCCGTCACGCTTTGA
- a CDS encoding DUF4914 family protein, with translation MPLANFPELTLSHSAMSVFEAAESSGRLHLAGSVDDLVRLSIPDPLLGLGEANSKGFYTVGYDVPGKGFVPEVEVCQARNGIAANYVEPYMRRRDPDCMVVGDGVHTDKPTFDERFGQPFGELRSETIEWLKTQPIAAFFFRTGEPKRPLNAVAIAPANAGFFALGLAMLQGIIPLEEIRAAGADYHHGAVVYVVPSFRHTHFRGKQVVVHNRRFEDDFNLHELFSYNLYPGPSAKKGVYGMLLTLGERADEPWTTAHCSTVEVVTPYENTITIMHEGASGGGKSEMLEQMHREADGTLLLGENLVNGDIRKLTLARGCDLHPVTDDMALCHPELESAYKTDGKLTLTDAESAWFIRVNHIGKYGVDPHLESITIDPPGPLLFLNIDAKPGATALIWQHTMDAPDTPCPNPRVVMPRSYLPNVVNHPVTVDIRSFGVRCPPCTSEHPTYGIMGLFHVLPPTLAWLWRLVAPRGHGNPSIVDQGGMQSEGVGSFWPFATGRRVDQANILLDQVMESHETLFVLIPNQHIGAWRVGFAPQWIAREYLARRGAAPFRQGDLIPSRCPLLGYNKHTLMVEGQTIGTWFLDVSQQPEVGPEAYDMGATMLTEFFHRQLQQFLVEDLQPFGRRVIEACLDGAAVEDYEAIVT, from the coding sequence ATGCCCCTTGCGAATTTTCCCGAGCTGACGCTGTCGCACAGCGCGATGTCCGTTTTCGAAGCGGCCGAATCGTCAGGCCGTCTCCACCTAGCCGGCAGCGTGGATGATTTAGTGCGGCTGTCGATTCCCGATCCCTTGCTCGGCTTGGGGGAGGCAAACAGCAAAGGGTTCTATACCGTCGGCTACGATGTCCCAGGCAAGGGCTTCGTGCCCGAGGTCGAAGTCTGCCAAGCAAGGAACGGCATCGCCGCCAATTACGTTGAACCGTACATGCGGCGCCGCGACCCGGATTGCATGGTAGTCGGCGACGGTGTACACACCGACAAGCCGACGTTCGACGAACGATTTGGCCAGCCATTTGGCGAACTACGCAGCGAAACCATCGAGTGGCTCAAGACGCAGCCCATTGCGGCCTTTTTCTTCCGAACCGGCGAGCCCAAGCGGCCGCTGAACGCCGTGGCGATCGCTCCGGCAAATGCCGGCTTCTTCGCTTTGGGTTTGGCGATGCTGCAGGGCATTATCCCACTTGAGGAAATCCGGGCCGCTGGGGCCGATTACCACCATGGCGCCGTGGTGTACGTGGTGCCGTCGTTTCGGCATACCCACTTCCGCGGCAAGCAAGTGGTGGTGCACAACCGCCGATTCGAAGATGACTTCAATTTGCACGAACTGTTTTCGTATAACCTGTACCCAGGGCCGTCCGCCAAGAAGGGCGTCTACGGCATGCTCCTGACGCTAGGAGAACGGGCAGACGAGCCATGGACTACGGCCCACTGTTCGACGGTCGAAGTGGTCACGCCATACGAAAACACCATCACCATCATGCATGAAGGAGCGTCTGGCGGCGGCAAGAGCGAAATGCTCGAACAGATGCATCGCGAAGCGGATGGCACCTTGCTGCTTGGCGAGAACCTTGTAAACGGCGACATCCGCAAATTGACGCTCGCCCGCGGCTGCGACCTGCACCCCGTAACCGACGACATGGCGCTATGCCATCCGGAACTCGAGTCAGCATACAAAACCGACGGGAAGCTAACGCTCACCGACGCCGAGTCGGCGTGGTTCATCCGGGTGAACCACATCGGGAAATACGGCGTCGACCCCCACCTCGAAAGCATCACCATCGATCCGCCAGGGCCACTGCTGTTCTTGAATATCGACGCGAAGCCAGGCGCGACGGCCTTGATCTGGCAACACACGATGGACGCGCCCGACACTCCGTGTCCCAACCCCCGGGTCGTGATGCCGCGAAGCTACCTCCCCAACGTAGTGAATCACCCGGTGACTGTAGACATCCGCAGCTTCGGCGTGCGTTGCCCCCCATGCACCTCAGAGCATCCTACCTACGGCATCATGGGCTTGTTCCACGTCCTGCCACCCACGCTCGCTTGGCTGTGGCGGCTGGTGGCGCCGCGGGGGCATGGAAACCCTTCAATCGTTGACCAGGGCGGCATGCAAAGCGAGGGCGTCGGGTCGTTCTGGCCCTTCGCTACCGGTCGACGGGTCGATCAAGCGAATATCTTGCTCGACCAAGTCATGGAGAGCCACGAAACGCTGTTTGTGCTGATCCCGAATCAACACATTGGTGCGTGGCGTGTTGGCTTCGCCCCGCAATGGATCGCCCGCGAATACCTGGCACGACGTGGCGCCGCGCCGTTCCGCCAAGGCGATCTTATTCCGTCCCGTTGCCCGCTGTTGGGGTACAACAAACATACCTTGATGGTCGAAGGGCAGACGATTGGTACTTGGTTCTTGGATGTCTCGCAACAACCAGAAGTCGGGCCTGAGGCGTACGACATGGGGGCGACAATGTTGACCGAGTTCTTTCACCGGCAGCTACAACAATTCCTGGTGGAAGACCTCCAGCCATTTGGTAGGCGTGTCATTGAGGCCTGCCTGGACGGAGCAGCAGTGGAAGATTACGAGGCAATCGTGACTTAG
- the nhaR gene encoding transcriptional activator NhaR, protein MEWLNYHHLYYFWLVARDGSIAKAAEQLKLAHPTISKQLRQLEASFEEKLFDQVGRNLVLTEFGQTVFRYAEEIFTIGRELQDAVHGRPIGRPLKFEVGIPDVIPKLIAYLLLMPAFRVDEDIHVVCHEGKHEELLAELALHRLDMVLSDAPIGPTDNVRAFSHLLGECGSSFFGTSALTSKYRRKFPTSLEGAPLLLPTVKTAVRRALEQWFYSEEIRPSIVGEFDDTALMKVFGQDGVGLFPAPTVIEKEVCRQYNVQVVGRTEAVRERYYAISVERRLKHPAVVAICESARQKLFEYRKGVSSS, encoded by the coding sequence ATGGAATGGCTCAATTACCACCACCTGTATTACTTCTGGCTGGTTGCCCGCGATGGTAGTATTGCCAAGGCCGCTGAACAGTTAAAATTGGCTCATCCCACGATCAGCAAACAACTGCGTCAGCTCGAAGCATCCTTTGAAGAAAAGCTATTTGACCAAGTGGGTCGAAATTTAGTACTCACAGAATTTGGCCAAACGGTATTTCGCTATGCAGAAGAGATTTTCACCATCGGACGCGAGCTGCAAGATGCCGTACATGGCAGGCCTATTGGTCGACCACTAAAATTCGAAGTCGGTATACCTGACGTGATACCCAAGCTGATCGCTTACCTGCTGCTTATGCCGGCATTCCGCGTGGATGAGGACATTCATGTTGTCTGCCACGAGGGCAAGCATGAAGAATTGCTCGCAGAGCTCGCGTTGCATCGGCTTGATATGGTCTTGTCAGACGCTCCTATTGGTCCGACGGATAACGTGCGTGCATTCAGTCACCTCCTTGGTGAGTGCGGATCGTCGTTTTTCGGCACTTCGGCACTCACTTCGAAATATCGACGTAAGTTTCCAACATCGTTAGAGGGAGCGCCTCTGTTATTACCCACAGTCAAGACAGCGGTTCGCCGTGCTCTTGAGCAGTGGTTTTATTCGGAGGAGATCCGACCCAGCATTGTCGGCGAATTTGATGATACGGCACTGATGAAAGTTTTCGGCCAGGACGGCGTCGGGTTATTTCCTGCACCAACCGTGATCGAAAAAGAGGTGTGCCGTCAGTACAACGTACAGGTGGTTGGCCGTACCGAGGCCGTGCGCGAGCGATACTACGCGATTTCCGTGGAACGCCGGTTAAAGCACCCGGCCGTCGTCGCCATCTGTGAGTCCGCTCGTCAGAAACTATTCGAATATCGCAAAGGTGTTTCCAGCTCATAA
- a CDS encoding LysR family transcriptional regulator encodes MDWLNYNQLLNFWAVAREGSVQRASEVLHVTPASVSVQVKQLEQSLGVKLLKKQGRGIALTKMGEHVSTYANEIFATGRELVEMVKGQPVGRPLELRVGVRDVMPKLMAFQLLLPALESEYPVKLVCQEGDMSHLVADLAVHKLDLILTDTALDPLYKVQAYSHRLSESDVVIIGSKALARKYRKGFPASLDGAPFLLPTANCVLRRLMDQWFRDLDLAPAVKGEFADSAMLKIAGRHGVGLFAIPTSILEEVKAIYGLREVGIAAGIKEQSYAVTVEKKLKHPAVVEILEHARSI; translated from the coding sequence ATGGACTGGCTCAATTACAACCAATTGCTGAACTTCTGGGCAGTTGCTCGTGAGGGGAGCGTGCAGCGAGCCAGCGAGGTGCTGCACGTGACTCCGGCTAGCGTGAGTGTGCAGGTCAAGCAGCTCGAACAATCGCTGGGAGTCAAACTGCTCAAGAAGCAGGGACGCGGAATTGCGCTTACCAAAATGGGGGAACATGTTTCCACCTACGCCAATGAAATCTTCGCCACTGGGCGCGAGTTGGTGGAAATGGTCAAAGGACAGCCGGTGGGGAGACCTCTGGAGTTGCGGGTTGGCGTCCGCGACGTGATGCCAAAGCTGATGGCATTTCAGCTACTTCTCCCCGCGCTCGAATCCGAGTATCCAGTAAAATTAGTTTGCCAGGAAGGAGACATGTCTCACCTCGTGGCTGATCTCGCCGTTCACAAACTTGACTTAATCTTAACAGATACCGCGCTCGACCCGCTCTATAAAGTGCAAGCATACTCTCATCGCCTAAGCGAATCTGATGTCGTAATAATCGGGAGCAAGGCCCTGGCAAGAAAATATCGAAAGGGTTTTCCCGCATCCCTGGATGGAGCGCCTTTTCTGCTGCCGACAGCCAACTGCGTACTTAGACGACTCATGGATCAATGGTTCAGAGACCTCGACCTAGCACCGGCAGTCAAAGGCGAATTCGCCGATAGCGCGATGCTGAAAATCGCAGGTCGTCATGGCGTGGGTTTGTTTGCTATTCCGACTAGCATCCTAGAGGAAGTGAAAGCAATCTACGGCCTGCGTGAGGTAGGAATTGCAGCAGGCATCAAAGAGCAATCCTATGCTGTAACCGTTGAAAAGAAGTTGAAACACCCGGCCGTAGTAGAAATTCTTGAGCACGCAAGGTCGATTTAG
- a CDS encoding 2-hydroxyacid dehydrogenase — MMRLICHTRHDRTEQLEFTVQVTVFSSKSYDRRFLEQANLQHGHDLRFLEARLGPESAALAIGSPAICVFVNDKLNAETIEILANGGTRLITLRCAGFNNVDVEAAKRRGIAVTRVPEYSPYAVAEHSVAILLTINRRIHRAYNRVREGNFSIEGLLGFDLHGKTIGVVGTGRIGVCVCRILAGFGCRLLASDIHCNAECVKMGVQYVDLDKLIAETDVITLHCPLTPDTLHMIGTLAIERMKPGVVLINTSRGGLVDANAAVAGLKSGKIGAIALDVYEEEEGVFFEDLSGNVLQDDTLARLLTFPNVIITSHQAFFTQEAMHNIASTTMENVTLFAGGNLDRVNVVVSP; from the coding sequence ATGATGCGTTTGATTTGCCATACACGGCATGATCGAACCGAGCAATTGGAGTTCACCGTGCAGGTTACTGTCTTCAGTTCCAAATCTTACGATCGTCGGTTTTTGGAGCAGGCCAACCTTCAGCATGGGCACGACCTTCGGTTTCTGGAGGCCCGACTCGGCCCGGAATCTGCAGCACTTGCGATTGGCAGCCCGGCTATCTGCGTGTTTGTCAATGATAAGCTCAATGCGGAAACAATCGAGATCCTGGCCAACGGCGGAACGCGTCTCATAACCCTGCGCTGCGCCGGGTTTAATAACGTCGACGTCGAAGCTGCCAAGCGTCGCGGCATTGCCGTGACGCGTGTTCCGGAGTACTCGCCGTACGCTGTCGCCGAACATTCAGTAGCGATACTCCTAACCATCAATCGACGCATTCATCGTGCGTATAATCGCGTCCGTGAAGGAAACTTCTCGATCGAGGGGCTATTGGGATTCGACCTGCACGGTAAGACGATTGGGGTGGTTGGCACGGGACGCATCGGCGTCTGCGTATGTCGAATCCTTGCGGGATTCGGTTGTCGATTGCTGGCAAGCGACATTCATTGCAACGCAGAGTGCGTAAAGATGGGTGTGCAATACGTCGACCTCGACAAGCTCATTGCTGAAACCGATGTTATCACGCTCCACTGTCCTCTCACGCCTGACACCCTACATATGATTGGAACACTCGCCATTGAGCGGATGAAGCCCGGGGTCGTATTGATCAACACGAGCCGTGGAGGCTTGGTAGACGCCAACGCTGCTGTTGCTGGACTCAAGTCCGGAAAAATCGGCGCCATAGCGTTGGATGTCTACGAGGAAGAGGAAGGCGTTTTCTTCGAGGATCTCTCCGGTAATGTACTTCAAGATGACACGTTGGCCCGTCTACTGACGTTTCCCAATGTAATTATCACAAGCCACCAGGCGTTCTTCACCCAAGAAGCGATGCACAACATCGCGTCGACCACCATGGAAAACGTCACTCTGTTTGCCGGTGGCAATCTAGATCGTGTTAACGTCGTCGTGTCACCTTGA
- the csrA gene encoding carbon storage regulator CsrA, translating to MLVLSRKVGEAICVRDDIVLKVLAIQGDRVRLGIRAPKHIAVHREEIAQHIRLIANEPAEPPPAIKMGAEQNCEQRKYNE from the coding sequence ATGCTTGTTTTGAGCCGGAAGGTAGGCGAAGCGATTTGTGTCCGCGACGATATTGTTCTGAAAGTACTTGCTATTCAAGGGGATAGAGTTCGACTAGGAATTCGAGCTCCGAAACATATCGCTGTGCATCGTGAAGAAATAGCTCAACACATACGATTGATAGCTAATGAACCAGCTGAGCCTCCGCCTGCTATCAAAATGGGGGCCGAGCAGAATTGCGAACAGAGAAAATATAACGAATGA